In Cyanobacteriota bacterium, the sequence TCGTTATTCTGACGGCTTGCCTGTTTATCTATAGTGCTGTGGGTGTGAAAAAGCCCATTACTACCATCACAGCCCCTAATCCGCCTAAGGAGCTAGAAACTGATGAAGGCTGGAGCCAATTCACTAGTGGTTTTCTAGTGGGTGGTGTTGGCGGAGCCTTGTTTGCCTATTTGATCCTTGGCCTTCTGTCTATCTTCGGCATTTCCTTTAAGGGTGTATTTGGCTAAGTTGTCCATGCCAATTGCCTGGGTAACGGGTGCTACTGGATTTTGGGGACGGAATGTGACCTTGAGTTTGTTGCGGTTGGGGTGGCAGGTGGTTGCCCTCAGCCGCAGTGAACCTGCCGACCTAATGGCTTGGGCTACATCTCGCAACCAGTCCTGTAGGTGGGTTGCCTTTGACTTGAATGCACCAGATTGGGGCGCGCTTGCTGCTCTGGATACTCCTCAAGCCTTATTTCATTGTGCAGTAGCTTGGGATACAGCGATCGCCCCCCTGCTTCAACCCAATGTCGTTACGCCTATCCAGCTGATTGAAACCACCTTGACCCGAATGCAACCAACAGGCTATGGCAGAGTTGGTGTATTTTTAGGTCAGAATGGACGGCTAGGATTGCCAGGGCTAGGGCACTTTAGTGCCACGCAAGCTGCTCTTTGGACATGGGCAGAAGCCAAAAGCCGAGATTTATTAGCCCACAAATCCTTGACAGCAGCCACAACTAGTACCATCACGAATCTCATCCCTAGCTCTACACTTCAGCACCCAACTCTTAATGGTTCAACCTTGTTGCCCGGCTTTTCCCTGTCCTTGGTGTTTCCGCCCCGCGCTCCATCAGAATTGCAGGCACAGCTAGCTGCCCGTCTTCCTAAGCCGCCGCGGATGAAGCCACCCCCTAATGCCGATCGCCTTGTCCGAGGTGTGTTACAGGGTAAGCGTCGGGTTGGTCGTCGTCCTTGGTTGGCTGCCCTTGCTACCCTAACTTGGTAATCTACTGTTTTTCAACTGCAACCATGACCTCACCGATTACCCTAGT encodes:
- a CDS encoding NAD-dependent epimerase/dehydratase family protein yields the protein MPIAWVTGATGFWGRNVTLSLLRLGWQVVALSRSEPADLMAWATSRNQSCRWVAFDLNAPDWGALAALDTPQALFHCAVAWDTAIAPLLQPNVVTPIQLIETTLTRMQPTGYGRVGVFLGQNGRLGLPGLGHFSATQAALWTWAEAKSRDLLAHKSLTAATTSTITNLIPSSTLQHPTLNGSTLLPGFSLSLVFPPRAPSELQAQLAARLPKPPRMKPPPNADRLVRGVLQGKRRVGRRPWLAALATLTW